In one Mycobacterium sp. NBC_00419 genomic region, the following are encoded:
- a CDS encoding aspartate kinase, which yields MALVVQKYGGSSVASAERIRRVAERIVETKKQGNDVVVVVSAMGDTTDELLDLARQVCPAPPPRELDMLLTAGERISNALVAMAIESLGAHARSFTGSQAGVITTGTHGNAKIIDVTPGRLRAALDEGQIVLVAGFQGVSQDSKDVTTLGRGGSDTTAVALAAALHADVCEIYTDVDGIFTADPRIVPNARRLDTVSFEEMLEMAACGAKVLMLRCVEYARRYHVPIHVRSSYSDKPGTIVTGSIEDIPMEDAILTGVAHDRSEAKVTVVGLPDVPGYAARVFRAVADADVNIDMVLQNISKVEDGKTDITFTCSRDVGPTAVEKLASLQSEIGFTKVLYDDHIGKVSLVGAGMRSHPGVTATFCEALAEVGVNIELISTSEIRISVLVKDSELDKAVAALHEAFGLGGAEEAVVYGGTGR from the coding sequence GTGGCGCTCGTCGTGCAGAAGTACGGCGGATCCTCGGTGGCCTCCGCCGAGCGGATTCGTCGGGTGGCCGAGCGCATCGTCGAGACGAAGAAGCAGGGCAACGACGTCGTCGTCGTGGTTTCCGCGATGGGCGACACCACCGACGAACTGCTCGATCTGGCTCGCCAGGTCTGCCCGGCGCCGCCACCGCGCGAGCTGGACATGCTGCTCACCGCCGGCGAGCGGATCTCGAATGCCCTGGTCGCCATGGCCATCGAGTCACTCGGTGCGCACGCCCGCTCCTTCACCGGATCGCAGGCCGGCGTGATCACCACCGGCACCCATGGCAACGCCAAGATCATCGACGTCACCCCGGGCCGGCTGCGCGCCGCGCTCGACGAAGGGCAGATCGTCCTCGTCGCGGGCTTCCAGGGCGTCAGCCAGGACAGCAAGGACGTCACCACGCTGGGCCGGGGCGGGTCGGATACCACCGCGGTCGCCCTGGCCGCCGCACTGCACGCCGATGTCTGCGAGATCTACACCGATGTCGACGGCATCTTCACCGCCGACCCCCGCATCGTGCCCAACGCCCGCCGGCTGGACACCGTCAGCTTCGAGGAAATGCTCGAGATGGCGGCATGCGGCGCCAAGGTGCTCATGCTGCGGTGCGTGGAATACGCCCGCCGCTACCACGTTCCGATTCATGTCCGGTCGTCGTACTCCGACAAGCCCGGCACGATCGTCACCGGATCTATCGAGGACATCCCCATGGAAGACGCCATCCTGACCGGAGTAGCCCACGATCGCAGTGAGGCCAAGGTCACCGTCGTCGGCCTGCCCGACGTGCCCGGCTACGCAGCCCGGGTGTTCCGCGCCGTCGCCGACGCCGACGTCAACATCGACATGGTGTTGCAGAACATCTCCAAGGTCGAGGACGGCAAGACCGACATCACCTTCACCTGCTCGCGCGACGTCGGGCCGACGGCGGTGGAGAAGCTCGCCTCGCTGCAGAGCGAGATCGGCTTCACCAAGGTGCTCTACGACGACCACATCGGCAAGGTGTCGCTGGTCGGCGCGGGTATGCGCAGCCACCCCGGCGTCACCGCCACGTTCTGTGAGGCACTGGCCGAAGTCGGCGTCAACATCGAGCTGATCTCCACCTCCGAGATCCGAATCTCGGTGCTGGTCAAGGATTCCGAACTAGACAAGGCCGTCGCGGCACTGCATGAGGCGTTCGGACTCGGCGGCGCGGAAGAAGCCGTCGTCTACGGCGGGACGGGGCGGTAA
- a CDS encoding nitroreductase family protein, which yields MPDQPSDRHAHTRVPVHPPIAARWSPRAFDPDAVVTDEQLTALLEAARWAATWGNRQPVRFVVGRRGDEACQALSGLLRRGNSYAKAAGALILLCADEGEDERTALYSAVDAGAAAANLAIEAVSQGLIAHPMAGFDVEAAASVFGLSDGVRPLIMVAVGALGDYDAMAPEILDRDSRPRERLELEDVVLNWSGTGL from the coding sequence GTGCCCGATCAACCCTCCGACCGCCACGCTCACACCCGGGTGCCGGTGCACCCGCCGATCGCAGCCCGGTGGAGTCCCCGGGCCTTCGACCCCGACGCCGTCGTCACCGACGAGCAGCTGACCGCCCTGCTGGAGGCTGCCCGGTGGGCTGCGACCTGGGGAAATCGCCAGCCGGTGCGGTTCGTGGTCGGCCGGCGGGGAGATGAGGCGTGTCAAGCACTGTCGGGCCTACTGAGACGGGGCAACAGCTACGCGAAGGCGGCCGGTGCCCTGATCCTGCTGTGCGCCGACGAGGGCGAGGACGAGCGCACCGCGCTGTACTCCGCGGTCGATGCCGGAGCGGCAGCGGCCAACCTGGCGATCGAGGCGGTGTCCCAGGGGTTGATCGCCCATCCGATGGCCGGTTTCGATGTGGAGGCCGCCGCCTCGGTGTTCGGGCTGTCCGACGGGGTGCGGCCGCTGATCATGGTCGCTGTCGGCGCACTCGGTGACTATGACGCGATGGCGCCGGAGATCCTCGACCGTGACTCCCGGCCCCGCGAGCGGCTGGAGTTGGAGGATGTGGTGCTCAACTGGTCAGGAACAGGTCTTTGA